The Hypomesus transpacificus isolate Combined female chromosome 12, fHypTra1, whole genome shotgun sequence genome segment cgtacaactaAACTTGATTTTGATGGTTTGTGATCTTGTTTTCCCCCTTCTTCTTGTTTCCCTCCCTAGTCCTGAGTGAGTGGTCAGGAAGTGGAGGGGTGAGTGTGGGGGCCAggtcaccctccatctctcctcctgcacggtacgtgtgtgagagtgtgttgcaGAGCTGGGCCAGACAGGCCCTGTGGCTGGAACAGGCCTTAGGGGCCCTCAGGGACCAGCTGGAGCCCCAACTCCAGCAACTCAGCCTGGACACCAGGGGTCGTGCCCTGGgtgggtcacacacaccactgtggTGGTTCTTTCTCCTTGAGGTTCTCCTGATTTATCCAAGCGATGAATGGAggattctctctttctctcttttgttcttTCTATGTAGCCAGCAGGCTAACAGCTAATTGGTATGTATTTGTGctagcgtgtgtatgtgtatgtgcatgttttcTCAGGTCAGTTTCTGTGGGATGTTGTTGCCCTGGAGCAGCTCAGTGTGTTTAAGGAACTGAGTGTGGTCCTGGTGGAGGCCCTCACAGCCCTCTCCACACAGGACACGGTAAGCCTAACCCTAAGCCCTGTTGTGGTTGTGCATAACTCTAACCTCTGGCCTGTCCTGTTGGGCCGAACCCGGAGAAGCATCACACACtagccctctctcccatcctcctctaTTTCAGACCAGACCTCTGgagtttctctccctcttcctgaggagaaggggggaggaaacaGAGAAAGGGGATGGTAAAGAACAAGAGGAAATGAGTGAGGGGAGCTCTCCTGAAAAAGGCCAATATGGAGTTCCGTGCCCCAACCTTGATATACCACAGGTGAATagaagtgcatgtgtgtcaatgtaggtttctgtgtttgtgtgtcttttctctcaccctctccttcccttctctctctctctccctcccaggctGAGCTGGACTGGCGTGCTGTGGTGTTTAGGGAGCTGTACCACAGTGAGAGGCAGTACCTGAGCAAGCTGGGGGCGGTGCTTAGCGTCTACCACGACCCCCTAGACGCTGCCCTCAACTCCAACAGAGCCATCCTCAGCTCCGCCCACATCCACATGATCCTCACCCCTGTGAAACACATAGTGGAGGTCAATAAgtaagagagacacacatacatgcatacgcacacacacacacactcacacactcacacacacctctttctttccctcgtGTGCGCTCCAGGCTGTTCCTGTCAGATTTGGGGGTCAGGCAGGAGAAGTGGGGTGCAGAGCAGTGTGTAGGAGACGTGTGTGTGAAGTTCTGCTCCAGACTCCGAGTCTACACCAACTACCTCAACAACTATCCAACTGCACTACGCACCATAGATAAGGTgagtcttcacacacacacacacacacacacacacacacacacacacacacacacacacacacacacacacacacacacacacacacacacacacacacacacacacacacacacacagacagacactgttAAAGCATTGATGTGGAAATTAAATTGATTTTACATGTCCTACAATAAATACGTGTtttttacattgtgtgtgtgtgtatgtgtgtttcagtgCAGAGAGATGATCCCTAGTTTCCGAGCTTTCCTGAAGAGAGTGGACAGGACCCTGGCCTCTCACATGCTGAGGTACGCTCCAACACATCTGGAGGCAAAGGGGAAAGGGACGCCCAGCCatccacagtctgtgtgtgtgtgatcagtctACAGGAGCTGTTGCTGTGTCCAGTGTGGCGAGTTGAGGAATACATAACCCTCCTCAAAGCCTTGGCTTTCCACACCCCCCCAGAACACCCCGACCACACCCACCTGTCCTCAGCTCTACACACCCTGCTGCGCTACAGGGACTTCATACACAAGGTAAATACGTACATAGACTCCTCATATCTTTCTTGAGCCAGAGCAAGACCTATGTTACGTAAGGtaatgtgtgcgtatgtgtgtgcgtgtgtgtgtgtgcgcgtgtatgtgtgtgcctatgtgtgtgtgtgtgtgtgtgtgtgtgtgtgtgcgtctcagctgaagaagagctcagagagagatgtgagCATCCAGGAGACCCAGAGGAGGATCAAGGCTTGTCCGGTACGCATGTTACCCCAACCCCCATCACCCCTGCTGTCAGCCAGTACCCTGAGAAACCCCTCTCACTGCACCTAGTTGGAGGctaaaggagtgtgtgtgtgtgtgttaagaacCTGTGTGAAGGAAACAGACAGCTTATCACCACTCAGGATGCCATTCTGCTCAGAAGCCCTCATAATGACATCGTAGACTCCCTCAAgtaagaccacacacacacacacacacacatagcaaacatatacaaatacacagacataaacacaggCATTCACTAATCAAAAGCACATCTtatcactctgtgtgtgtgtgtgtgtgtgtgtgtgtgtgtgtaggacataTGAGCAGGTGGCTGACCTGGGTTTGTTCTTGTTCACCGATGCCCTGGTCTTGACAGAGAGGAGCGTGCGTCACACACCTTTCAGCCTCTctcagcacagcacacacactttcctggCCTCTGTGGCCCTGCCTAGCCTCAACCTGcgagaggtcacacacacacgctgtgagtttttccacattcacacacacacacacacacacacaaacgcaacaTGTTTAAATGAGCCAGAGCATCTCAATAGCTTTGCCCTTCatcctcccgctctctctctctctctctctctctctctgtctctctctctctctctctctctctctctctgtctctctctgtctctctctctctctgtctctctctgtgtgtctctcctctctctccagacgtgTGTAATGCATTTGTCCTGGAGGGCCCCAgccgtgtgtgggtgtgttctacagagagggaggaggagagagagaggtttctcCTTGCCCTGAGCTCAGCCAGACACACTGCTCTAGCTGAGGGCTAGCCGCTCTAGCTGAGGGCTAGCCGCTCTAGCTGAGGGCTAGCCACATTCTGGAGGCACGCTGGGGACACACACCTTGTTACACACAACAGTAGCTGGATCGTGTTGTACTAAGGAGATATTATGTGCTGTGTTGGATATCTGTGAtatacattaaacatacattAATCCTGCCTGGGCCgtgagtctctctcttttctctctctctctctctctctctctctctctctctctctctctctctctctctctctctctctctctctctccctctctctctctccccctctctgtgtgtctctccctctctgtttctctccctctctctctctccccctctctgtgtctctggctccctctctctctctgtctctctctccctctctgtgtgctcTTTCTCCCCTGTGTCTTCTGGACAATAATAGAATCTCCCTGCTACATATCACATCCATCTTATTAGTTTGAGTCCAGTCTGATAACAATCCAAAACAAACTTCCTCGTCTTTGTTCCTGGGCTGGGGCTGTCAGTGGTGACGGGGTGTAAACGGCCCTTCTTTCCTACACACAGCAGCAGATAGGGTTGTTAAGAGCCAATCTGATTCATGGACTTTGCTTTGTGGCAGATCTATAAccccacagacatacacacacatgcacaaacttacacacatatgcacatacacagtcagagacacatgcacatactgtatatcaacaaatacacacacacgcaagcagacACACTCTGTCTTAGTCATGCATatcccacagacacacctgtATATAAGAGAGACGTGAGTTCTCAGGATGGTGGAACCGTGCTGTCCGTGTTCTGTGTGCTTCTCAGTGGAACGTTACGTCTGGGCCAGCGTTCTTGTGAGGTGAGAACCTTTTATTTCTCCTACGCTACAGTTGTGCTGTTTTATTGAACCAACACCATGTTACTTTCTGACACATAAGACAGGTGTCTTATGTTTATCAACCAGTGGGGATAGAAGACAGGCATGGCATTGTACACAGTTAATGTGAATATAATTATTTATCAATCAGATTAAATCAATTCCTTGATCTTGAAGGACTAATTGCATCATAGATCCCAGACTTGTCGTGCTGTAAACATGTATTGATCGCACACAGTGACATTCTCTATTTGAGCACAGTGTGTCTGAGTTTTTATTATCCTGAagtgtataatgtgtgtttgagtggacAATCGTGTGGGCATCTGTGGAAATGGTTCTTATCAGACTTGGTATTGCTACCCTGCTGATAAATATTAAGAATTAGGCAGAAGTGAACAAACttttctccacctccatctctctgtctctcctgctctctttcaGGGAGCATGTTGtctagtgtgtgttgtgtagcaTGTGTCGTAGCATGCCGTCAGTATGAACGCGTCTCAGGAAAGCTGTGTGGCATCTTCCCCCTCTGAGAGATCCCTGCTGAGGTCAAGGGTCACCGCCCCCTACATTGCTGCCGAGCTCTTCATCGCCGTCCTCTCCACCACTGGGAACTTCCTGGTCTGCCTCGCCGTGATCCGCAACAGGAAGCTACGCACCGTCACCAACTACTTCCTGGTGGGGGTCTCATTGGACAAAATCAGATCATATGGATGCTCTCACTGCTCAAAATGGCGAATCTCACATTCGGTTATCGCCAATGCATTATTAGTCGGATAACAATAATTATGAGTCAAATCGAGGGAATGAATTTGCTCTTCTACCCGCAGGTGTCGCTGGCGGTGGCGGACCTGTTTGTGGGTGTCCTGGCCATCCCCTGTGCTGTCCTGACAGGGCTGGGCCTCCCCCACCACAACCTGCCCGTGTGCCTGCTCCTCCTGAGCGTGCTCATCGTCCTGACCCAGAGCTCCGTCCTCAGCCTGCTGGCCGTGGCGGCCGAGCGCTACGTGGCCATCCTGCTGCCCCTGCAGTACCAGCGCCTCATGAGCCCCCGCAACGCCCGCCTGGCGCTGGGGCTCACCTGGACGCTGGCAGTCGTGTCCGGGGCCGTGCCCCTCATGGGCTGGCACAACTCGCCGCCGCCCTCAGGGTACGGAAAGGGAATCTTCTAGAAATAACACGACAGACTTTAGCCTGTtgtgaagttttttttttaattttacaaAGACCATGTGTGAGATGTTTTTCGGAACATGAGTCCTATACTCATTGTAATATGATTGGCTTCATGTCGTTTGTGTGGTCTTCTGTGTGTCACTCTTTCTGTGCTGTGCTCAGAGGACTCTTGTTGTTGGCGTTGCAGGTTCTGCATCTTCACCTGTGTGGTCAACATGAGCTACATGGTCTACTTTAACTTCTTTGGCTGCGTGCTGGTGCCCCTAGTGGTGATGTTTGGCATCTACGGTCGCATCTTCATCACGGTGAGACGGCACCTGAGACGCATCGCAGACCTCCGGGGCCTggctgggcagggggcagggtcaAGGTCTGGGGCTGGGTCAAACGATGGGGCActtggggccggggctggggcaaGAGGTGTTGAACCAGAAACGGAAGTAAGAGCCGGGTCTGTAGACGTAGCTGGGCCAGGAGGAGGTGGACTGGGGACAGGAGCTGAGTTGACCTTGGAGGGAGAATGCACAGATGTTACCCAGGTTTACAATGAAGATGGAGTGGTTGTAGGTGAGAATGAGACCGACCACAGGCTTTCTGAGGGGGGCACTGTGGCTTGGGGTAGCGAAGTGAGGTCTGGTTCTGGGACCAGTTCTGGTTCTAAGTCCGGCTCTGGTGGTGTGATTCAGCTTGGCGTTGCCCGCGACGTCAAGAGACCCCTGCGCATGCGTAGCGAGAGGAGAAAggccacctctctcttcctcatcctcttcctcttcatgcTGTGCTGGCTGCCGCTCCACTGCATCAACTGTGTGCTGCTGCTGTGCCCGGACTGTCACGTGCCCCTGCCCGTCAgcctggcggccatcttgctgaGTCACGCCAACTCCGCCCTCAACCCGCTGCTCTACGCCTACCGGATGAGGTCTTTCAGACACACCCTCAAGAGGATGTGTCTATGTCAGTGGCACCATGGCAACAGAAAAGGACAGAGCTCCCTTAGGGAGACAGAGTGaccctgtgacctctgacctccggccttgaccctgtgacctctgacctccggcctt includes the following:
- the LOC124474931 gene encoding adenosine receptor A2b-like — its product is MNASQESCVASSPSERSLLRSRVTAPYIAAELFIAVLSTTGNFLVCLAVIRNRKLRTVTNYFLVSLAVADLFVGVLAIPCAVLTGLGLPHHNLPVCLLLLSVLIVLTQSSVLSLLAVAAERYVAILLPLQYQRLMSPRNARLALGLTWTLAVVSGAVPLMGWHNSPPPSGFCIFTCVVNMSYMVYFNFFGCVLVPLVVMFGIYGRIFITVRRHLRRIADLRGLAGQGAGSRSGAGSNDGALGAGAGARGVEPETEVRAGSVDVAGPGGGGLGTGAELTLEGECTDVTQVYNEDGVVVGENETDHRLSEGGTVAWGSEVRSGSGTSSGSKSGSGGVIQLGVARDVKRPLRMRSERRKATSLFLILFLFMLCWLPLHCINCVLLLCPDCHVPLPVSLAAILLSHANSALNPLLYAYRMRSFRHTLKRMCLCQWHHGNRKGQSSLRETE
- the LOC124474930 gene encoding epithelial cell-transforming sequence 2 oncogene-like, whose translation is METSHSMKRWVLDGTDYDTQFALAPWSKYGAADTRFSAWTPITNKSSNKQLFEERTSLILHWFDLWTDRQRKHLLTTLLTRCSKSQLQFCRDWLKQTVPATSVDFTTILPQCLSLYVMSFLTPRDLCSAAQVSWHWRFLAEQDCLWAGRSIRLGWFLPYTPVEKEYGGWKSHYISCVATLDWLTPREASEQYGTLNPPSAGAREEEEERWRERMIRQTIRERVEDFKKASLKNRRIWGSNIHAGGRKSGHAQAERLRPGVTFSPLPSLSWQPGTRAYVPLNPKLNPNLSTETTLSLQSVRTRTPQQSSSSPHGSLLLLSNRVPAYELVLSGVRGGVISVLYDHRGTLPALLAQVKRALGGHMIQRLGLLAPGGTDELILLQGYSVTERSVLSPDIREFWEKLCGWVVPLEEGGGVDIFSPLAASASGVILIQTLSTLTGLEVQAPMGIATGFFQNILSEWSGSGGVSVGARSPSISPPARYVCESVLQSWARQALWLEQALGALRDQLEPQLQQLSLDTRGRALGQFLWDVVALEQLSVFKELSVVLVEALTALSTQDTTRPLEFLSLFLRRRGEETEKGDGKEQEEMSEGSSPEKGQYGVPCPNLDIPQAELDWRAVVFRELYHSERQYLSKLGAVLSVYHDPLDAALNSNRAILSSAHIHMILTPVKHIVEVNKLFLSDLGVRQEKWGAEQCVGDVCVKFCSRLRVYTNYLNNYPTALRTIDKCREMIPSFRAFLKRVDRTLASHMLSLQELLLCPVWRVEEYITLLKALAFHTPPEHPDHTHLSSALHTLLRYRDFIHKLKKSSERDVSIQETQRRIKACPNLCEGNRQLITTQDAILLRSPHNDIVDSLKTYEQVADLGLFLFTDALVLTERSVRHTPFSLSQHSTHTFLASVALPSLNLREVTHTRYVCNAFVLEGPSRVWVCSTEREEERERFLLALSSARHTALAEG